In the genome of Candidatus Baltobacteraceae bacterium, one region contains:
- a CDS encoding choice-of-anchor tandem repeat GloVer-containing protein, with the protein MPTPLLCGEVVTMRIVFVILSCVALASCSGAIRSLPPSSAADRALGPSRASSTYKSIFSFDGANGAVPYAGLVDVNGTLYGTASIGGQGPGVVFKITPAGAQSVLYSFKGGSSGSAPYAPLIVAGGSLYGTTITGGAASCGVVFRVTLAGAEKKLHSFKNNADGCLPEAPLLDVKGTLYGTTRNGGTHSDGTVFRITTSGSEKVLYAFKGSTYDDAGSPTAGLTDVKGVLYGTTNGGGPKQEGTVFKITFSGNEKVIHIFNGSNGNGPLSKLLAVKGILYGTTSSGGAKNLGTVFTVTKSGAVKVLHSFRGGADGATPPFGGLVDLKGTLYGVTSVGGKNNTGTIFSITPAGKESVLYSFSGGVDGANPSGSLASVGNVLFGTTTAGGLNGKGTVYSIQP; encoded by the coding sequence ATGCCTACTCCTCTGCTGTGCGGTGAGGTGGTGACCATGCGCATCGTTTTCGTAATTTTGAGTTGCGTCGCGCTTGCGTCTTGTTCCGGTGCGATTCGCTCGCTGCCGCCGTCTTCCGCGGCCGATCGCGCTTTGGGGCCGAGCCGGGCGTCGAGCACCTACAAGTCGATCTTTTCGTTCGATGGGGCCAACGGAGCTGTTCCGTACGCCGGACTCGTCGACGTGAACGGCACGCTTTACGGCACGGCGTCAATCGGCGGCCAAGGCCCGGGCGTCGTGTTTAAAATTACGCCGGCCGGAGCGCAAAGTGTGCTCTATAGTTTCAAAGGCGGGTCGAGCGGAAGTGCACCGTACGCGCCGCTGATCGTCGCAGGCGGCTCGCTGTACGGTACGACGATTACGGGCGGAGCCGCTAGCTGCGGCGTTGTCTTTAGAGTGACCTTGGCCGGCGCGGAAAAGAAGCTCCACAGCTTCAAAAACAACGCCGATGGCTGCTTACCGGAAGCACCGTTGCTCGACGTCAAGGGAACGCTCTACGGCACAACGAGGAACGGCGGGACGCATAGTGATGGTACCGTTTTCAGGATCACAACGTCAGGATCGGAAAAGGTGCTCTACGCTTTCAAAGGCAGCACGTACGACGACGCCGGATCCCCGACAGCCGGCCTGACCGACGTGAAAGGTGTGCTGTACGGCACAACCAATGGGGGCGGCCCAAAACAAGAGGGAACGGTTTTCAAGATCACGTTTTCCGGCAACGAAAAAGTCATTCACATCTTCAACGGCAGCAACGGCAACGGTCCACTTAGCAAACTCCTCGCAGTTAAGGGTATCCTTTACGGAACCACGTCCAGCGGCGGCGCGAAGAACCTTGGAACGGTGTTTACAGTGACGAAGTCCGGTGCGGTAAAGGTGCTTCATAGTTTTCGCGGCGGTGCCGACGGCGCAACCCCGCCATTCGGGGGACTCGTGGACCTCAAAGGAACGTTGTACGGCGTGACGAGCGTCGGTGGGAAGAACAATACCGGCACGATCTTTAGCATCACGCCCGCCGGTAAAGAAAGCGTGCTATACAGTTTCAGCGGCGGCGTCGATGGGGCCAACCCGAGCGGCAGTTTGGCGAGCGTAGGAAACGTGCTCTTCGGCACGACAACGGCCGGCGGATTGAACGGGAAAGGAACGGTTTACTCGATTCAACCCTGA
- a CDS encoding multicopper oxidase domain-containing protein, translating into MLRPSRRVFFIFIVGILVFAIGRSSVRASKLVAQTPLDASPIPQFVDDLPDFSATGRVNGDIPYTVRSEEFQQKVLPSSIYAKLPAPYSAGTMVFGYGIDQGSKHYPPLPRKGLYPGYTVVVTRDHRAIVDYHNNLFADPNLPGQFRNAKGPSLERTVTIDQSIHWANPMNAPMQMNGMGNAQPYLGPLPQVTHLHGAEDPSSFDGGPNQWFTPGAEGTRNDGNHRGFRGSAFVASHYYYPNEQEPATLWFHDHTIGLTRTNVFSGLAAFYLIRGNGDDGIPGAGKLPAGRQEVELALQDRQFDTNGQLLFPDGYPSGLDGPIQEPNVHPYWMPEFFGDVITVNGKSWPKFRVAAKRYRFRLLEGASVRFFNLQFCVNAGTGADDGHTACLKGETNVPFYVIANDGGLLDAPVRVTHLLFSPGERYDVIVDFAKVRGKMVMVRNNAETPYPSAFAKFTPSLQGRVMRILVADSPSSDSSYDPSKGGALRGSGSTVAPKLDRIVRLPGTPGGLPLRKPIADGNAVQVYRQLTLNPIFESGGCHWPGRGETDRIDGMMLNNEGFHGKATETPRVGSTEVWDLIDFSNDDHPIHIHLVQFQVIGRIPFDMQAYGAKYYAAFPHDMCEPGKGPPNAYDAPNAAGAVGGNPDVTPFFIDKVQKYCLDDGIYDGTTGPARPEESGWKDTVIAACGHVTRIVVRITPQDVPAIKNGVAIDYTGRNLFPFDPTAGPGYVWHCHLIDHEDNDMMRPITVRP; encoded by the coding sequence ATGCTACGTCCTAGCAGGCGCGTTTTTTTCATCTTCATCGTCGGCATTTTGGTCTTTGCGATCGGACGTTCGTCGGTGCGCGCGAGCAAACTCGTCGCGCAGACGCCGCTGGATGCGTCGCCCATACCGCAGTTCGTTGACGATCTTCCGGACTTTTCGGCGACCGGCCGCGTGAACGGTGACATTCCGTACACGGTGCGGTCCGAAGAGTTTCAGCAAAAAGTACTACCATCATCGATTTATGCGAAGTTGCCGGCGCCGTACTCGGCCGGGACGATGGTCTTCGGCTATGGGATCGATCAGGGCTCGAAGCATTATCCGCCTCTCCCTCGCAAGGGACTCTATCCCGGCTACACGGTGGTAGTGACGCGCGACCATCGCGCGATTGTGGACTATCACAACAACCTTTTTGCCGATCCGAACCTGCCCGGGCAGTTCCGCAACGCCAAGGGTCCCAGCCTCGAGAGAACCGTCACCATCGACCAGAGCATCCATTGGGCCAATCCGATGAACGCCCCGATGCAGATGAACGGCATGGGAAACGCACAGCCGTACCTCGGCCCGCTTCCGCAGGTCACCCACCTTCACGGTGCCGAGGATCCCTCGTCGTTCGACGGCGGCCCGAACCAGTGGTTCACCCCGGGTGCCGAGGGCACGCGCAACGATGGTAACCACAGAGGTTTTCGCGGATCCGCCTTCGTTGCGAGCCATTACTATTATCCAAACGAGCAAGAGCCGGCCACGCTTTGGTTCCACGACCATACCATCGGATTGACGCGAACCAACGTGTTCTCCGGATTGGCTGCCTTCTATTTGATTCGCGGTAACGGCGACGACGGAATCCCGGGAGCGGGCAAACTGCCTGCCGGGCGCCAGGAAGTCGAACTCGCGCTGCAAGACCGACAGTTCGATACCAACGGACAGCTCTTGTTCCCCGACGGTTATCCGTCCGGCCTCGACGGCCCGATCCAAGAGCCCAACGTCCATCCGTACTGGATGCCCGAGTTTTTCGGCGACGTCATTACCGTCAACGGCAAGAGCTGGCCCAAGTTCCGTGTCGCCGCGAAACGCTATCGCTTTCGATTGCTCGAGGGAGCGTCGGTGCGATTCTTCAACTTACAGTTTTGCGTCAACGCCGGCACGGGCGCCGACGACGGGCATACCGCCTGCCTCAAGGGCGAGACGAACGTTCCCTTTTACGTCATCGCTAACGACGGCGGCCTTCTCGACGCTCCGGTGCGCGTGACGCATCTGCTCTTTTCACCCGGAGAGCGTTACGACGTTATCGTGGATTTTGCCAAAGTCCGCGGAAAAATGGTGATGGTTCGAAACAATGCGGAGACACCGTATCCCAGCGCGTTTGCGAAGTTTACGCCGTCGCTGCAAGGACGCGTCATGCGCATCCTCGTCGCCGATTCCCCTTCGTCCGATAGCAGCTACGATCCGTCCAAGGGCGGAGCACTACGCGGCAGCGGCAGCACGGTCGCTCCAAAGTTGGATAGGATCGTGCGCCTTCCGGGAACGCCCGGGGGTTTGCCGCTGCGAAAACCGATCGCCGACGGCAATGCCGTGCAAGTCTACCGCCAGCTCACGCTCAATCCGATCTTCGAATCCGGCGGCTGTCACTGGCCCGGACGCGGCGAAACCGACCGGATTGACGGGATGATGCTCAATAACGAAGGGTTCCACGGGAAGGCGACCGAGACGCCGCGCGTCGGTTCGACCGAAGTGTGGGATCTGATCGACTTCAGCAACGACGATCACCCGATCCACATTCACCTGGTGCAGTTCCAAGTGATCGGACGCATTCCGTTCGACATGCAAGCCTACGGTGCGAAGTACTATGCGGCGTTTCCGCACGACATGTGCGAACCCGGTAAAGGACCGCCCAACGCGTACGACGCTCCCAATGCTGCCGGTGCGGTCGGCGGCAATCCCGACGTGACGCCGTTTTTCATCGATAAGGTGCAGAAGTATTGTTTGGACGATGGCATCTACGACGGCACGACCGGACCCGCTCGTCCCGAAGAAAGCGGCTGGAAGGATACGGTCATCGCCGCGTGCGGCCACGTTACGCGCATCGTCGTGCGAATAACGCCGCAGGACGTCCCAGCCATCAAAAACGGTGTCGCGATAGATTACACCGGCCGGAATCTCTTCCCGTTCGATCCAACGGCCGGCCCCGGATACGTCTGGCACTGCCACCTGATCGACCACGAAGACAACGACATGATGCGTCCGATAACCGTCCGCCCGTGA